The genomic DNA CAGGACTAATTTTAGATAGGCCACTATTGTAAAgcgaatgaaaatatcgtaTGACATGtgagtgtatttttttcatttatacttaTATAGGCAATCACGCACTCTCATAGAATTGTTGATAATTGAAAAGTGTACGATACAAGTAATCAGAGAACTTTTTTCCAACCAAGGTCACAACGAATATCtcaaatgatgaaatttacaaaacttCTATCCGAAGATTAATTCATCAATTGATAATCGTAGATGGTATAAGTAAATTATACAATAACGGCTTATCGTATGCACCAGAATTAcagcaatgaaaaaaagtcgTACTAATACTAATAAGAGTAATGCAtaccacaagttttttttttctcttcctttgtTTCTGCAATTCTAccaaacattttattcaatcggaatgtattgtttaaaatctttttttttttaattatggtCAAGTAAAGTCGCGTTCGATTTCGCCAAAACAAAAGGGGTATACGGACTTTATTTTGCACTAGTGCGACTGACGCGATGGAGGAAGTACAAATGAAATACATGTAGGAACTCTTCACTCGCCAACTACAAAGGCAATTTACCTGTCATACCATGTATAAAAGGTCTGACTATCTGAATGGCTTACACTTGTGGATACCGAAATTATATTGGTAAGTACGGCGACATgtaacttcttttttctacaGGTAATCAGGTGTTTCCTGATTAATATATGGTGATCCCGAGTAATGTATATCTATTTATGTACACGTATCTAAGCATGTAAGATCTAAACTGGGATATTAAAGAACGCGTTTCAAATAGAATAATCAAAGAATAGAAAGGAGTAATTAGTCAAGCAACAAATCAACCCTAAATATGCGCCAATCATTACAGtcaatatgtatgtgtatatcaAAATTATCACTTATCATAGATGTAAGATTTCTTGATTTTCTAACGATGATATTTTACGAATTAAGTCGTACCGAAATGTGGCCGATAAGCATTAATAACGATACCTTCGAATTTTCCAACAATATACCAGCTACTGTTATTTATCACTGTGTCAAATATTCAGCCATCAGAATTTCATCAAATGTTATCATTCCTATTAATCACATTATCTTCTTTGTCGACTGGTGGCGGTCCTGTGGGAAGTGTGGCACTTGGTCCTGCAGTTAGATAACCCGCAGATACCGGTACACCagcttgaataaaatttaagcaAAGATAAGAAGAGTCGTACAATAAGAATAACACAATATCGTGACACCAACGTAATTGTGATTTCAGTTACCAGTCAAATATCCCGCGGTGGGTGTGTTGGATATGAACAGATCGTGCATCTGGTCTTTGTACTCTGCCCAAACAGAGGATTTGTCTAATATTGCGGTGACTTTTTCACCCAGCAACAGACTCCGTGTCATTGCTTTCAAAGCTTTCACTATTTGAGCCTTTGTTGTGCCAGGATTATCAATGGTGTCTAATCTACCCTCCAGAAGTGTCAGAAGGTAGGGGACCATCTGTGCTTCCAAGGCCTGCAAGTAtaaagcaaaaatttattgcctaCAGATAGACAAAACTAGAAAACGATTGGCAAAATTATGATACCGCGACTGGGAATAGCAATATCGCACCTGCTTCACAAGTCTGTCCTCGTTCGTTGAAAATAATCTGTTTAATGCCTCGCAAGCTATGGCTATCATGTCTTTCCTCGATTGCATCGCATACTTTAGAGGACTTATACACTCTGTCTGGCATATTGATGTTATACAtatctgaaaatgaaatttctattaCATTCTCGGTGTggcaaaaatagaataaaaaaatcattgtaacaGCTTCTGATCCTGTGAAGGGAGATAGTAAGGGCTCTCTTTGAAAACTATACTGTTATAGAttgaaaaagtgattaaaaactTCTATTTCCTACCTCACTAGCGGCTAATTGGTGTAATATTAATATGGCAGCTTTGTAGACAGCCGGTTGACTATTGGGAACAGACATTTGTCGACATAACTTTGGTATGTGGCCTAGAGATGGTACCTGATCAGCCAATGCTGGCTGAGCTTGCAGCAAGCATACCAAAGCTTGCGCTGCTAGCTCTAGCAAATCGgtctgccaaaaaaaaaaacattggtAAGATAACAGAGCATTTTGGAGAACCaagattccaaaaaatcactGCGCATcaggatagaaagaaaaatttgcatcaAAGCATATGTAACTTTCACACCAAATTATGGAGTACCACTCACGTCAGTTTTTTCCTTAGACATTAGAATCAATGTCGTATCCATCAGCTCGCTCAAGAACTCTTTAGGTTTTCTGAGGGCCCACGTAGGACTGGCTATAAACAGTCTGAGGTATACTCCAGCTACCACAGGTTCATTAGTTCCGATATCTATGTTAGTCTGCATTTCAGGCAACTTCAGATTTGTATTGGGATTCACTCTCTGGGCTGCATAGTGACTGAAATAACAAGGTTGATCGTATTTTATCTTGAAATATATAGAGATACCGAACAACAAGCTATAATTACTCTTCTTTCATCTCAGAAACGATCCTGGAAACCCTGTTCTTTGAGTCGTCATCCCAAATTAACTCTGGATTTTCATGTCTAGATTCAAACATATGTACACATTGTTTAGGGGCATCCCGGATTGCCTCGCTAAATAACCGTGGCAAGAATTTCGACAAATCGAGCTTTACTTTTGGCCCAGCTAACTTGTCGGAGGACATTTTAGCCAGTAAATCGGCAGCAGCTTCCCGAATTTGCGTATTGTTGGAGTTGCAAAATAAATCAAGAATGTACACAACAGCGCCTGAAACAACACCACAAGGCCTGTAAGTTATCTTGAAGTACATGTAAGCAACACCAGAACTAACATCAGTACCTTTCGTCAAAGCATCTTTTACTATTTTCGTAGTACTCATCAAGGCATACAATGTTTCCAAGGTCAGAAGCTGGCACTCGGTCAAACTGTGCAGGCACAAAAGTAAATGCACCACCACCTCATTGGCGGCAATATCGTTGACGCACTCTTGGTTTTTAGTAACATTATTAATAACTTCCAGAGCTCCCTTTTGAATTGGCTTGAAACTGTTGCAACTCAACAGGCCAAAAAGTAGCTTGAAGTGACCAATGCACTGCATTTCTACACcgggattattttttatcacatttttgaGAGCGTCAAGGGATATTACGATATGTCTCAATTTTTCCTGATCCTTCTTTGACAATGCAACACTTCCGACAGAAGCTAAATAAGTAGCAGACTTGGAGAGAAAGTCTAGGAGGTCTATTGTGAAACCCTTtggattctgaaaattttcaaaataaagttTTCCAAACCATCAATTATGTTACAGAGGCATTAGCCATTCCTGATTAAGCCGCTTACCTCAATTGGGAACGTTGGCTgttcattataaattttaacaaagATTTCCCCAATTATAAGTTCATTGCTATGCGCCGTATATTTAAACTCAGTGAAATCGTGTTCAAAGTCTCCATTGCCACTCAGTTTTTCTTGCCGCTTCGATTCTAAGTACTCGTTTAGTTCTGCCCTGGTACCGTTGTCCCATATCAAATACGGATTTGAGCAATTTGAATTGAgaattttcagtatttcttCAGGTTTTTCATTGCCAAGCTGGCGGGCCAGATACGGAGTGAGGGTGCTTTCCAGCGCAGCCACAGTAACGGGATTAACTGGTGTTTCATTATCGCCAGTCATATAGCCACCCAACCTAGCACAAGCCCTCACTGCAAGCTTAGCCAAGTTGTTTGCAACCTCTTGCCGATTTTCATCCTGACTCCTTTTCACGCCACCTTCCTCCAACGTGTAATCGTAGTTGAACATGAAGAGGAGCAGATGCCACAGTGCTCCCGACTGCAACAACTGCATCTGGAGTACGCTATCGGTTGCTAACGATGATACACACTCCGTTGCCACAGAGCAAAGTTTCGTTAAATGCTGAAACAATTTATTCGGTAAGCACATtatattcgaaagaaaaagagctCTCCTTGCAATTCCAGGCTGATTGTTCTTGTAAACACGACAGCCGTACCTTGAAATATAACAGCCTGCAGAGATCCTTGACCAATTGAGGCAACTCGACCATCTTTTCTCTACACCCTCTAAACAACCCGGCAACAGCAAAGCATCTTGTGATATGTGTACAAACTTGAACAGCTACGTCATTGGGTTTACTCGAGTTATTTAAAACTGAAACGCATCTTGAATATGCTTCTAACATAACTTCCAAGCCACCTTCTCTCCTCAATTCTTCGGCATTTAAAGCAGAACAGTGAACCGTATGATAGGCAAGTTCGCTTGCTGCAGCCAGGAGAGGTgctgactttgaaaacaattgATCATCATTGGTCTCAAACTTTATTGTTTTAATCAGTTGTGGATAACCCGCGTATTTATACGGCTGAAGCTCATCGGCGTACCGATGGAACAGAATACTCTGCGTTCTAAGGATGAGAACAATGTTGTCCGGGTTTGGACCATCCGCTGTCCAACAGCTGCGGCTACACAGGAATTCGTAGGCTTGATTAACAGCTTCAAATTTATCCTGAAAGATATTAAACGTAACGATAAGTATGTtggtaaattttcaacagacCTGTAATAGTCCACGCTCTCTCAAAGCACAAGTTATTGACTCCTTACCCTGCCATCAGGATTCTTATCTGGATGATACATTTGTGCTAGTTTGTAATAAGACTTTCGCACGGTAGCTTCGTTGTGCTGTTTCCCACCAGCTAATCCCAAAACTTTGTAGGCATCGTCGACTGTCATAACAGGCGGCTTCTTTTCCACCTCTTTTTTCCATGCATCCAACACATCTTTCAGCAACTTTAcctgataataaataatactaaTTATAAATAACGATAAAGATAAACTGTATTTATCAAGTActttgagtttaaaaaaattttgtacctatataaaacaaaatatgcTTACAGGGTCCGGAATTGGCCACTGGGGAAATTTGTTTGTATCACAGAGATGCCTGAGATAAAATATTTGGCAGAACAGTTCATTCTCAAGCTGAGGATATCTTATCGCAGGTATAGGGATGTATTGGTAGCGGGCCAGTGTGTGGCTTCGTAGCCTAGGTGAGAAGTCTGCTATATGCGCGGCCACTTTTTCTATTAACATTCTGCGCATTTCAGCATTCCAGATGGCTTCTGGGGTGTCAAAGTCACCCAAAAATATCTGTGCAAACTTTTCTGCCCCGTGATTCTCAAGGTAGCTAACCATAGCATCTGGCAAAAGCTGACCCAATATACTCCTCTGCATTATGTCAGATGCTGTGTTCTGAGTgggaatatataaaaaataaaccaatgTTCAGATGCCCGGAAAATGGTAACATAATTTAAGATCCACTTACTTCGTCACCCCTAAACGCCTGTTTGGTGTGCGTCAACTGCAAAAATCTTGCAACCGGTAGAACATTGGACCCAGTATACAtcaatatgaagaaaaagattcCCGTTAGATAGATTTTTGACACGTCTGGATTATCCTTCATGACTTCGCATAGCAGAGTCGATACTCTCTCTACTAAAACTGGATCAAAAGTCAAGAGTAATTGAACTACATGTGGCATGCACTGAGGATCGGAAAGTAGCCTCTTAACACGAGGCAGTGGCCGAATCACAGCATCATCAGCATCTCGACTTGGGAAGTATTCGCACATTTTGATGAGAATGTTCAAAACTAGCGTTGCCAATTCACTTTCATTTATTACTGGACTGCCTTTGGCTACTAAAGTCCATTTCAACTGAGGAACTTGCATGATCATCCGCCATCCATCTAACCCTTGTGCCCAGACCTTAGTTTTGTTGTTAATTTTACTCGCTGCAtataatttcttcaattcagtTATGCAAATTGGACCTTTCCGCTGGTCTCCGTCGTTGTAATACCATTCTTTCTCCATGACTCTTTCTTGATCTGGCCCTGCCTCTATGACATTTGTCTgagtcggaacaacagcacgCGACGTATGCAAGTGAGCCAATGTCAAGAGATCGACCATAGTTCTAACACCATTTTGATCCATAATATCTTTAACGTTTCTCCGATGTAGTATCAGCTTATTTATAAACATAACTAACCGGTCACGTTCCATCCTATCTGAACACCGTTCAAGCATACCAACTATGTACTTAGTGTCGGAAAAAGGGCCAATGTCTTCAAAATATCGACCGTACACGATAGTCATTGCTTGCAGGCAAAGGCacttcatttcaatttttgtagtTAGCAAAAACCTATGATACAAGTCGTTGAAAAACTCATACCTAAAATGCAATAGGAGGTTAATCTGATATTTCTTTCCATGTACCAAAACGAGAAACATTTTGAAGAATGAATATCATATCAACTTACGACTTCCTTATAGGGCTATCAGGACTGTCTTCCTTCTCCAATAGCAGTCGGAGGTAATAATCCCCAATTTTAACTTCGTCGGAAAGAGAATGATACTGTACTTCGAATTCTCTGTGATTCCAGGCTATCAAAGTGCCACCAGACAAATCCTTGTCAGAGGTGAAAGCTCTTATTTCGTTTTCCAAAGCAGTTCTCAACTCCTCTCGTGTTTTGTGGTTCCAGATTAAATTTGGCAGCGCATGATCTTgattaaatttgtaataaaatagcTTCCAATTTGCTTCGGACTTAATCCTTTCTCTACGCTTTCTCAGTACAATCGgtctttctttaattttttcacgccGTTCGATACCCACTCTAGCACCCCAGTGTTGTAGGGCATTTTCCACATGCCTCTCAAGTACCCGCATTTGACGCTCAATCGCTATCCATTGTGgactttttctgtttttcgagGCATGATCGAtcgcaatttttaaattatcacgATTATTCAATCGTTCTTCTTCCAGAAAAGAATCTGGTACTTTCTCCTCAGAATCCAGGTAATTCAACAAACCAACTGGCTgtaattacaatttcaaaataagtcactcaaaaatttaatcagatTCACTGTAAAGTGTTTGAGCAGGTAACTATTGTCAAGCATATACCATTATTCTCTTTAGTAATCCCATCGCAGTAGGGTGTCCAGTGACCCACAAACCCACTAAATGTCGACACAATTGTCTATGTGTCAAAAGTCTACCGTCACTGCCCAGAGTGAACAAGCTATTCAACAAATGTCTCGGCAAAGCGCCTTCGGCTAGTGCAAGTTCTTGCATTTTTGCTGCAATTTCTGGTGCTCCTTCCTCAATTATAGCCCGCATCACGAGCCCTGCTCCTTTGACAACTGCTAACGAAGGGTGTTGAAACAGTCGAAACAATGATCTACCCCTAGCAGCGACCATTTCCAATAAATTATCGAAGTGTTTGCCATCTGTTGTTTCGCTGTATGGTACACAGAGCGCGAATGTTAGGAAGTCCAACATGGCAGAAACCACAAGAGCTCCTGTGCCATGATTCtaaaatgtttataaataatggAAAATCACACAAAATGAGGAATTTATGCCCAGTGGTTTTCATACACTCAATTTATCTAATTTTGAAGAGACAAAATTTATCACGACCCTACATTGGAATTGCTAAATTAAGACTGTGAAACTAGTTACGGTTGATTTTGAAATGCGAAAATACCTCAGTTTGACAAGTGGCTCAAAATATTCAGAATGCCAAGAGGAAACATGTATGTGATAATGTTTTTGTCGCATACTCACAACGTGACTGATCCACATGTCTAGGAGACTTTCAAGAAACTTGGTACTACTCAGTAGACTGCTTTTGTTCAATTGTTCCTGTCTCAAGTCACAGTCTTCATGCATGGGCTGCATGAGAGCACAAATACAATCCATTGCGGCTTGCGTCACTCCACAATCTTGTCGCTTCAATGCTTTGACGACTTTATTCCCGATGGCTTCTCTAAAGCCTGGTAAAGTGGTGAATGCTGTGAAACCAACTTTGCTTGCAACTAACCTTCTTAGGGCGTGAAACTGTGCCTCGACTTCGCTATTCGTTTCCAGTTCCTTGCTCACTAGAGCATTCAGGGCGCCAAGAATTACCTTGTCTTTGTTCTCGGTAAATAGGCCCTGTAAATAGTCATTTGTAACCCTGTGGACTTGAAGTTGTAACGTAGTTACAGTCCAATCAAGCGGTTTATTATCCTGAacaagaaatatcacaggtTGGTTCTAAACAAGGTATCTCCTCAAAGAGCAAGTTATCGAACCAATCGAGTGAACGACAATATTACAAAGCATGCTCGGCACGTATCACAACAATTTGTCATTTATCAATCATTGACATTATTGCAGGAAATTTGAGGTGAACGACCACGTTTCCgcattgaaaatagaaaaccaAGCGACAATTATTAAAGATTACTTACATCTTGGGAGGTGGAATAGTGTAGCCCGTTGTACGGAGCGTTTGCATTGAACCTTTCCAACATCTCAGAGAATGATTTATTACCAGGCGGCTGTTGCAGAAATTTTATATGAGAAGTCTCGACTTCTTCATCGACAGGCAAGTTCAATGGACCGAGTCTCTTGCCTCGAGATATAGGATACATTTTAACATGAACATCTCTGTTCCCAGATGCCCTAACACCGTCTAGTAAAGAAGCGAGTAAAGAATCCCTGTCAGTGGTTGTGTAACTCCGCATTTGACCATTCAGGTACTGTATCGTGAATAATTGCGGGTTCGAGTTATCTCGAACCAGAGTAAAAATATCAGACAACGGTCTGAGGGTGCAAATGCTGTATGTCTGAGGGTCTCTTTCAACAAGGCAAGTATCTGAAAGGCATAATGTTCTTCGTTGAGGATCCGAGTGCCTGGATGAGAGCTTGTGAACAGTGAACTCTGACACGCTGGTTATGTGCTCATCGCCACTGAACTTTCCCAGTCTTTGGGTGAGGAAATCATCGAGGATTATTTGTTCTTTCAGTACTTTTATATTGATTCCCAAGTTATTTAGTGCCGAATCCagcattttcttctttatctctTCAATTTGATGCGAGGCAAATAGGTGCAGACGTCCAAAGCCCCCACATACTATCACAAAGCCACCTGGGTAATCTTTCATTGTGGCAAGGCCTTCAAAGTCCTTGTAACAATAGCTAGCCAACAACATGTTTGTGGCAGGATCCAACTGGTCAAGACTGAATGGTGTCACCTCAAGGACAACGGGCAATCTCGTATCCGACCAATGATGCTTATAGGCTTGGTATCTCTGAGAAAAAGTGTATAATCTTGAACCCATGATTGTTGACATATCGAAATATTGGAGGATTTACGTAAGGTAAAATGGTTAATGGCGAAACAACGgcattttttacatcaaattttaatttataaaaaataacaactaaAGTATTGACTATAATGTTGCGCGTCGTTTGTTAGTACCTAAAATTCTATTTTAGTAAATATGGTCAGCTTTAATCTTTGTAGCCTGCATAGTATTAAATGACCATGTGGTTGATAATATCGTATACAGGGTGTTCTATTGTAAATCACAAATTAGAGTATCTTTGAAACTAGAGCTGCTATTGGAAAATGTTTGAGGCAATAATTTTGTGGTTTCCAGGGAGACACAAACTAGTGATATCAGTTCAGTTGTAAGTATCACTGCTTCCAAGATACTGACACAAACTAGACTTTCTTGAATGGCAACCTATTTTTTACCAGTACAAAAAATGACCCTACATTAAGACAAATTCAAACATACTCGGTATGAGTGCTCAATGTTCACGCTTTGCAAATTACCCCtacaggaaataaaaaatccataGTCTTCTGCATAGATATTGTGTCTTCTCTTCAGATATTGCAGTGCGTGATTTATGATGAGAAACCCTGTATACTTCTACCATGACCGGCGCATTGTATTTTAAAGCGTAAAACTGCATCTTCGGTAGAAAGTAATGTTAACTCCATAATCGTAATGGCAAACCCACCAAAATCTCCTTTGGTTTTTCTGCAAattgatttctgaatttcaaagccTCAGTCAAAAGTTGTACCCTGTACTCAGAGCTGAATCTCATTGTATCTACTTTTCGTTCCTTGCGCATCGTGATACTAAACTCATATAGGCCAGACTGACTTTTATTTGTCGGCTGTAAGCTGATAAAATCTGAATATGCCCACTTATTAGTAACCTCGAGATTGCCAGGATTATAAGTTGTGATACCCATGGATCCGATAGAGAAAACACGTTTGTacctaaaaaattgaaagccaCTTTATATATgacatattttgtttttattgatAGTGACTGCTCTTCTGAAGTGGTTAAAAAGCCCTGAAGATGTGTTTATTCACCTTCACATGATGTCATTCTGAGAGTCCTTTGTAATTGACCACAGTCAGATATTCAGTTACGGATACATTTACTGATAAGCATATTCATTTGTGTAAGTAAACACGAGTGTTTATCTTCAGAGTAAAAATGTATGTGCAAGTATTACGAATGCAGAAATCATccatagtaaaaaataaatacggtAAGGCAGAAGCATACATAGTACGAGCCATTGCAAGAGATAAGAAAAACATTTGATGAAAGTGGCTTGAccggaaaacaaaaaagaagcaaaaaatatgaaactgcTTACTTTCCCTTCCACGAGTGTTTAGTGACAAGAAAACAAGCCACATCTTGATTATCCTTTATCGGCATCATTGTCTCATTTCCTGTAAATATTTCGTTAACGTATTTAAAAACAGTAACAGCTATGTACGGGTGTGGATACGTGCACACActgtgaataattataatagacTTTCGGGAACTGTCAAACGTCTCGCATAACAACGTGTTCTCTGACAATAGACCCATTAACGAATGGACATTTAGTATTATCGAAATCAACTTACATTTACGAATGGGACTCTGTAGAAACAAATATAATTCAAACAGTATTTACTACTAATTTAATACGTAAGTGTCATTTTCGATAACTTTTCCAACCTATAAGTGCCGCCATGATGCTAGGGCCTAGGGGGTGTCACGCTAATGGAAATGGGCATTCGGAGAGACCATGGAGTGACCCCCCAGTAAAGCACAGTTTACGTATTGTATGTGTGTGACGTAGTAGGATGGTAGGACCAAGGAGATTATGGCCGAACACAATACTACGTTTCCATCGAACTTCAAATCTTTTGATAATCATAATCAAACATGAGGTCTGAAGTATGAAGAATTCACTAGATTTAAGGAATTCCCTAAATCGTGGAAATTCTTAGAAATCCATTCTTTGCATTTTACTATTCGATTGACGTAATTCCTACGACTCCGTGCGTAATACGTTTGTcgacatgtatgtataccacTGATCTATGtatacagttaaaacttaccggctaacttgttccggtctgaaacaaaatgcgagttcAATTCTATACGAATCATATAATCACGGACTTATGGACGGCGCTGCTACAGTCATCTATTCCGTCTATTGAAGTCTATcccgttgactgaagaatcttcagtcaacgtcTTTGGTCTATTCAATGGGCTGGTTGGTTAGCAATCTTCACTCTCCACTCCCTGTTAACGCTCTTGGTATACCTGCGTGCTCTATGATCAAATTAGCCGATGATGGAAGTCCGTGCATGCATTGAGCACTTTCATATTTCTGCTACTGGCTGTAGTTTTAGTTGTCAACGTAACTTGTCGCATTTCCATCGGTGGTAGGCAACATTTTAACGGTGAGCGGATGTCATAAGATGCGTTTCCTTTCGGCTGTTCCACAGTTTTAATCACTTATTCGTAGATATTTTCCTCAGTCTAAGCTACTACTCAAGGGCAGCTTGATTGGAAGCTGAAATTTCTGTGGATTTAATTATGGCTTTGACTATTTACATCGTTTGCCTCGAAATCCAAAAGATTCTGCCTGTATTAATATAAGTTGGCAGTTACGCGTCTAGTATCAACTGTGCTGTATACAATACCCTTTGTACATTACAGTATAAAGAGCGAGCAATCTAAAACAATATCTAGATATTTGGATTTCCATCACGCAGTactgcatatttttcaaataaagtaATATATTGCGCGACCCACAGTCCACAGTCAAGTCATAATATCTCTAATTTTGTGCATAATACAGGGAAAGGTAACGCAAGGACCAATGGACCACGGAAAGAATTGAAGAGAAATGGATGAACAAATAGAAAGCATACGTGCGGCCGCTGCTGCTATTCCAAAGGGTCCGCTAAAGACGGAAGAAATATCTCAAAGTAGCCCCGAAAATGAACCAAGCGAGCGAAGCGACGGCACCACGTCACCCCCGCCTAATTGCAGCATTTGCTTGGGCAAGCTCATCAACAAATCTTTCACCGACAGCTGTTTGCATC from Diprion similis isolate iyDipSimi1 chromosome 2, iyDipSimi1.1, whole genome shotgun sequence includes the following:
- the LOC124416632 gene encoding dnaJ homolog subfamily C member 13 isoform X3 — its product is MGITTYNPGNLEVTNKWAYSDFISLQPTNKSQSGLYEFSITMRKERKVDTMRFSSEYRVQLLTEALKFRNQFAEKPKEILRYQAYKHHWSDTRLPVVLEVTPFSLDQLDPATNMLLASYCYKDFEGLATMKDYPGGFVIVCGGFGRLHLFASHQIEEIKKKMLDSALNNLGINIKVLKEQIILDDFLTQRLGKFSGDEHITSVSEFTVHKLSSRHSDPQRRTLCLSDTCLVERDPQTYSICTLRPLSDIFTLVRDNSNPQLFTIQYLNGQMRSYTTTDRDSLLASLLDGVRASGNRDVHVKMYPISRGKRLGPLNLPVDEEVETSHIKFLQQPPGNKSFSEMLERFNANAPYNGLHYSTSQDDNKPLDWTVTTLQLQVHRVTNDYLQGLFTENKDKVILGALNALVSKELETNSEVEAQFHALRRLVASKVGFTAFTTLPGFREAIGNKVVKALKRQDCGVTQAAMDCICALMQPMHEDCDLRQEQLNKSSLLSSTKFLESLLDMWISHVNHGTGALVVSAMLDFLTFALCVPYSETTDGKHFDNLLEMVAARGRSLFRLFQHPSLAVVKGAGLVMRAIIEEGAPEIAAKMQELALAEGALPRHLLNSLFTLGSDGRLLTHRQLCRHLVGLWVTGHPTAMGLLKRIMPVGLLNYLDSEEKVPDSFLEEERLNNRDNLKIAIDHASKNRKSPQWIAIERQMRVLERHVENALQHWGARVGIERREKIKERPIVLRKRRERIKSEANWKLFYYKFNQDHALPNLIWNHKTREELRTALENEIRAFTSDKDLSGGTLIAWNHREFEVQYHSLSDEVKIGDYYLRLLLEKEDSPDSPIRKSYEFFNDLYHRFLLTTKIEMKCLCLQAMTIVYGRYFEDIGPFSDTKYIVGMLERCSDRMERDRLVMFINKLILHRRNVKDIMDQNGVRTMVDLLTLAHLHTSRAVVPTQTNVIEAGPDQERVMEKEWYYNDGDQRKGPICITELKKLYAASKINNKTKVWAQGLDGWRMIMQVPQLKWTLVAKGSPVINESELATLVLNILIKMCEYFPSRDADDAVIRPLPRVKRLLSDPQCMPHVVQLLLTFDPVLVERVSTLLCEVMKDNPDVSKIYLTGIFFFILMYTGSNVLPVARFLQLTHTKQAFRGDENTASDIMQRSILGQLLPDAMVSYLENHGAEKFAQIFLGDFDTPEAIWNAEMRRMLIEKVAAHIADFSPRLRSHTLARYQYIPIPAIRYPQLENELFCQIFYLRHLCDTNKFPQWPIPDPVKLLKDVLDAWKKEVEKKPPVMTVDDAYKVLGLAGGKQHNEATVRKSYYKLAQMYHPDKNPDGRDKFEAVNQAYEFLCSRSCWTADGPNPDNIVLILRTQSILFHRYADELQPYKYAGYPQLIKTIKFETNDDQLFSKSAPLLAAASELAYHTVHCSALNAEELRREGGLEVMLEAYSRCVSVLNNSSKPNDVAVQVCTHITRCFAVAGLFRGCREKMVELPQLVKDLCRLLYFKHLTKLCSVATECVSSLATDSVLQMQLLQSGALWHLLLFMFNYDYTLEEGGVKRSQDENRQEVANNLAKLAVRACARLGGYMTGDNETPVNPVTVAALESTLTPYLARQLGNEKPEEILKILNSNCSNPYLIWDNGTRAELNEYLESKRQEKLSGNGDFEHDFTEFKYTAHSNELIIGEIFVKIYNEQPTFPIENPKGFTIDLLDFLSKSATYLASVGSVALSKKDQEKLRHIVISLDALKNVIKNNPGVEMQCIGHFKLLFGLLSCNSFKPIQKGALEVINNVTKNQECVNDIAANEVVVHLLLCLHSLTECQLLTLETLYALMSTTKIVKDALTKGAVVYILDLFCNSNNTQIREAAADLLAKMSSDKLAGPKVKLDLSKFLPRLFSEAIRDAPKQCVHMFESRHENPELIWDDDSKNRVSRIVSEMKEDHYAAQRVNPNTNLKLPEMQTNIDIGTNEPVVAGVYLRLFIASPTWALRKPKEFLSELMDTTLILMSKEKTDTDLLELAAQALVCLLQAQPALADQVPSLGHIPKLCRQMSVPNSQPAVYKAAILILHQLAASEICITSICQTECISPLKYAMQSRKDMIAIACEALNRLFSTNEDRLVKQALEAQMVPYLLTLLEGRLDTIDNPGTTKAQIVKALKAMTRSLLLGEKVTAILDKSSVWAEYKDQMHDLFISNTPTAGYLTAGVPVSAGYLTAGPSATLPTGPPPVDKEDNVINRNDNI